GGCGAGAAGCCGGTGGCCTTCGACGTGGGCGACGACCCGTGGCGCATGCGCATGATCCTAGGGCCGGAACGGCTGCACGACGTCGTCATGGTCAAGGGCGACATCGCCGACCGCGAGGGCGTGAGCCGCGTGGTCGGCGAGCACAAGATCACGCGCATCATCCACCTGGCCGCCTGGCAGGTGCCGCTCTGCCGCCAGGACCCCTCGCGCGGCGCCCTCATCAACGTGGTCGGCACGGCGAACGTCTTCGAGGCGGCCAAGGCCCACCGCGAGCGCGTGGCCCGCGTCGCCTACTTCTCCTCGGCAGCGGTCTTCGGCCCGCCGCATCTCTACGGCCCGGGGCCCGTCACCGACGACTCGCCGCCCAAGCCCGCCACGCACTACGGCGTCTACAAGGTCGCCAACGAGGAGACGGCGCGGATCTACTGGGAAGAGCACAAGATCCCGTCGATGGGCTTCCGGCCGCTGACGGTGTACGGCCCCGGGCGCGACTTCGGCCTCACCGCCGACCCGACGCTGGCCATGAAGTCGGCCGTGCTCGGGCGCCCCTTCCAGATCCGCTGGGGCGGCGCCACGGACCTGATCTACGCCGACGACGTCGCCCGCGCCCGCATCGCCGCTTCCACGGCCACCCTCGAGGGCGCGCGCGTCTACAATCTCCACGGCGAATCCGCCAAGGTCGTCGATATCGCGCGGCTGATCGAGGAGGCCTGGCCCTCCGCGAAGGGAACGATCACGCACGTCGAGCAACCCATCCCCTTCCCGTCTGAGCTGGCCGATCCCGGTTACCAGCGAGACCTGGGCCCGGCGCCGCGCACCGCGCTCAAGGACGGCATCCGGAAGACGCTCGGCGAGTTCGCCACGCTCAAAAAAGCCGGACGCCTCGACGCGCGCGAGCTGGAGCCGGCGACGTGACGGCAGCGGTCACGCTCCGGCCCGCGCGCGCGGGCGACGCGGAAGCGGTCTGCCTGATCTACAACCAGGGCATCGAGGACCGCGTGGCGACGCTCGAGACCGAGCTGCGCACGCCGGAGGAGCGCCGCGAGTGGATGGCGGCACGCGGCCCCCGCCACCCCGTGCTCGTCGCGGAATCAGGCGGGACGCCAAGCGCCGCAGGTACAGTGGTCGGATGGGGCAGCCTGAACGCCTTCAACGCGCGCCCCGCCTACCGGCACGTCGCCGACTTCTCCGTCTACGTCGAGCGCGCGTGGCGCGGCAAGGGCGTCGGGCATCGCCTGCTCGAGCGGCTCATCGAGATGGCGCGCGAGATCGGCTACCACAAGATGGCGCTCTCCACCTTCCCTACCAACACAGGGGGCGTCAAGCTCTACGAGCGCCTGGGCTTCTCACGCGTCGGCGTCCACCACGAGCAGGGCATGCTCGACGGCCAGTGGGTGGACACGCTCATCATGGAGAAGCTGCTCTAACCGCACCGCCGCGCCGGCGTGTCTGGGCTCCGCCCGGTGACGCTGAGACGCGGCGCGCGGCGAGGAGAGCCCATTTTCATCCCGCGGGATGGGCGACCCGCCCATGACCATCTATGTTACTTACGGTTACTTACGCGCTGACGTCCGGGCTGGCCCCCGGGTAGAACGTGAGGATCTGGATGGTCGGGTAGTCGACCTGGGGGAGTGCGGAGATGGGGAGCTGCCAGTAGGCGACCAGCCGACCAGGAGAACGCCGGCGGTCAGAAGCGAGGTGCGACCGGGCGGAGGATGAAGATCCGGGACGGGTTCATGGCGCGCTTCGCGAGACCCGCCCCGCGGCTGCCTTATTCATGACCACTGGCGGCGGCCGCTTGCCCGCGCCCCATGCATGGCTAGTTCGGATTCCACGTCGCCTGGGACCGGTCAACCGGAGCTGCGCCTCTCGTCCGGGGGAAGGCCGACGCGCGAGGGTGGGGCGCGGCGTCGCGATGATCCGTGCTAGAACTCGATCCGCATTCCGGCGGTGAAGTTGTAGCTGGTGACGTTGGCGAGGCCGACCACCGCTTCGAAGTCGAGGAACGCCGCCATGCCCTTCCGGAACTGGCTGGTGATTCCCGCTCCCACCGCGAAGTAGTCGCGGTCGGGATTGTCCGTCGCGGCCTTGAAGACCTGGTTGAACGGATCGTTGGCGAACTGCGCCTTGATCGAGCGGGCGTCGTTGAGTGATTCATGCCGCCATTCCAGGTGGATCTGCGGGACCAGGACTCCAAAGGAGGTGCTGAACGCGTGCGCGACCCGCCCGCCGAGGATCGTGAGCAGGGATTCGACCGTCTGACTCTGGACCTGCAAGTTGAGGCCGGCCGCGCCGGACTCGGTGTAGCCGTTGATGGCGAGGTGCAGGTACTCCACGCGGAAGTACGGGGTAAGCGTGGACCCAGCCACCTGGAAGTCGTAGCCGGTGCCTCCGTTGAACGTGTACTGCCAGCCGCTCGTGTCGCCCGTGGCCGTGCGATCGACGGCCGTTCCGGTGAATCCCGGGGTGGGCCCGTACACGATGTTGCGGGTGGAGTCGTAGCTGCGATAGGTGAAGCCGCCGAGGAGATCGAAGTAGAACGCGCCGACGTAGTAGGTGCCGTAGAGCGAGAGGCCGTAGCCGTTGGAGGTCACCTCTCCGAGATGGGAGACGATGTCGGCCTCCGAGTTCAAGTAGCTGAAGGCGGCGCCCGCGATCAGGGTGTCGGTGAATCGGTAGTCGGCCCCGGCCGTCATTCCGACGCTGTGGTAGTCGAAGCCCGCCTCACGGGGCGTCGAATCCACACTGCCGAAGCTCCCCACTCCGTTCACGAAGAGGCCGAGTCGGCTGAGGGGCGAGGAGTCGCCGGCTCCCCCCGCGCCCGAACCCAGGAGCTGACCGGTCGATGCGGTCTTGCCGTCGAGATCAGGCGCGACCCCGTTGAAGCTGATCCCCGTCGCACCGAGCCGGAGGGAGGCAAGGCGGGTCCCGACCGCTCGGAGCTGGGCGCTCCTGGTCTGGACGGCGCTCGTCCCCTGGACCGTCGCGTCCTCGGAGGAGACCTTGCCGAGAATGTCAGGGAGCTGCGAGGTCGCGAAGCCGCCGAGTTTCATGTCCCCGCACCGGGCCAGCAGGTCACTCTGGGCCGAGTTCAGACTGTTGGACCTGGCGGCCAGCTTGGGGCAGATGATGTCGATGGCGGTGCCGACGCTCGCCTGTGACGGCGTATTGCCCGGGAGCGTGCCGAGCTCGATCAACTTCTGAGCCCAGGCCGTCGGCGGGCCCACGAGGAGCAGCGCAGCCAGCAGCAAGAGGGAACTTCCGGCTCGATGATCTCTCATGGTTGAGGCCTCCCGTGGATCGATCTTGGGCGGAGTCGAGGAACTCTACTATAGAACCCGGGGGCGTGGCAAATTCCGCGCGGGCCGGGTTCCCCGCCACCATACCCCGCAAGGCCGGGCGGTGGTGGGATGGCGCCGCCGAAATCCGACACCCGTCCTGCTTGCCAAGGGTAGGCGACCCGCCCATGACCATTTATGTTACCTACGCTCGAGGAAAATCCCAGGCTCCCACCAGATAAACCATTCCACGTACGATAGACGACTGCCCACCTCGCGTCAAGGCATTCGATTGAGGTATCTAGTTGCGTGATAAGAGCGCGCCCCTCCGGCAAGCTTACGGCGCGGCGCTGGACCAGGGCGGGTGTCTCGGAGTCGTGCGCCGCTTCGCTTCGACCTTGGTCTCATGGAGGCATGGATGACTGGGCCTGGCTTTCACTTCCGGATCGAGCCGGCGAGAGACCTGCTAGACCACACCCCGCGGTGTCAGCCCGACATTCCCAGCGAGTTCAAGAGAAAATGGAGCACTGCTCGGGACTCACCATGCGCCACCGTTATCGCCACTACCCTGATCCTGATGGCAATCAGCTTGCTTACCGCGTCTGAGCGAGAGTACAAGAAGGCCGGGTGCCGCGACAAGTAGCCTTTACAATTTCATGTGAGGGTCGAGCCAGTCGCGGAGCCCATTGCCCATCAGGTTGATCACGAGCGTCGTCACGAAGATGGCGAGGCCGGGGAAGGCGGCGATCCACCACGAGTTGAGCATGTAGACGCGTCCCTCGCCGAGCATATTGCCCCACGCGGGCGTGGGCGGCTGGACACCGAGGCCCAGGAAGGACAGGAAGGACTCGAGGATGATGACCTGGGCGATCTGCAACGTCGCGACGACGACGATCGGCGAGACGAGGTTCGGCAGGATCTGGCGAAAGATGATGCGGGCGTGGCTCATGCCGAGCGCGCGGGCCGCGACCACGAACTCGCGCTCGCGCAGGGCGTAGGTCTCCGCCCGGATGATCCGCGCGTAGACGGGCCAGCCCGTCACGCCCAGCACCGTGATCATATTGGGCACGCTCGGGCCGAGCACGGCGATGACGGCCAGCGCCAGCAGCACAAAGGGGAAGGTCAGCATGACGTTGATCAGCGTCATGATGCTCCAGTCCACCTGGCCGGCGAAGTAGCCCGCCGCCAGCCCGAAGAGCACGCCGATCGTCGCCGACAGCAGCACCGCCGAGACCCCGACCAGCAGCGAGACGCGCCCGCCCCAGATCACCCTCGAGAGGAGATCGCGCCCGATCTGATCCGTGCCCAGGATGTGCTCCCGCGTGCCGCCTTCCATCCACGCCGGCGGCACCATGCGGTGCCTGATGTCCACGGAGAGGGGATCGTGCGGCGAGATTATGGGCGCAAGCAGCGCGCTCAACACGATGACGAGGAAGAGGGCGCCGCCGCCGGCGCCCCACTTAAGGCGCCCGACCCGTCGCCACGTGGCGCCCGCGGCGTCTGGCGCCGCCGGGGCCTGGAGTCCGGCGGTGGTGACGGTTGCGCTCGGCGTGATCGCCATCAGGCACCTGCACGAATGCGCGGGTCGATCAAGCCCACGATCAGGTCAACGAAGGCGTTGACGATCACGATGATGAGCGCCAGCAGCACGACGGCGCACTGGACCACCGGAAAGTCCTGGTTGCGGATGGAATCCACCGTCAGCGTCGCCACACCGGGCCAGGCGAAGACGGTCTCGGTGATGAAGGCGCCGCCCAGGAGCTGGCCGAACTGCAGTCCCAGCACGGTGATCACCGGGATGCACGCGTTGCGGAAGGCGTGCTTGGCCACGACCATCCGTTCGGCGAGGCCCTTGGCCCGCGCCGTCTTGATGAACTCCATGTTCATCACCTCGATGATTCCGGAGCGCACGAGCCGCATGGTGATCGGGGCGAGGAAGGCGCCCAGGCAGAAAGCCGGCATCACGAAGTTCTGCCACGTGCCGTAGCCGGAGGCCGGCAGGAGCCTGAGCCGCACGGCGAAGATGATGATGAGCATGATGCCGAGCCAGAAAATGGGCATGGCCTGCCCGGCGACCGCCAGGAGGGTGCAGAGCGTGTCCACGAAGGAGTGCCGCTTGAGGGCCGCCAGAACCCCCAGCGGCAGCGCGATCAGGAGCGCCACGCCGAGCCCGGCCAGCGTGAGATAGATCGTCGGCGGCATGCGATCAACGACGAGGCGAAAGGCGGGAGCGTTGCCGTACCAGGACCTGCCGAAGTCGCCCTGGACGGCGCCGCTCGCGAACTTCCAGTACTGGACCCACACCGGCTGGTCCAGGCCCATGAGGTGCTTGTAGCGCGCGTACTCCTCCTTGCCGGCGTTCTGCGGCAAGAGCAGCGTGACGGGGTCGCCGATGATGTGGAGGATGGAGAAGGCGAGGATCGAGATACCGAGGATGACGACGACGAGCTGGACGAGCTGGCGGACTAGATAGCGCCGCATCGGGTCACAAACGGCGGGCGGGAAGCGTCTTCACGCTCCCCGCCCGCCGAGCCGATTGACCGCCGCTACTTCTTCCGGGGAGTCACGAGGAACATCCGGTCGATCTCGTCGGGCGGCGCCGAGTATTCGACGCGGCTGGAGATGCCCCAGACGCCGCGGAGGCCCCACTTGTAGAGATACGCCGCGTCGTCGAAGAGGAGCTTCTGGGCCTTGACGTAGATCTCGGTCCTCTTCTTCTGGTCGAGGGTCGAGCGTCCCGAGATGATCAGGTCGTCGAGCTCCTTGTTGCAGTAGTAGGCGTAGAACTCCCCGCACTTGAAGATGTCGTACAGGATGGCGTCGGCATCGAAGACCGAGTAGTAGCCCCACGACCAGTTGAACATGGGGCCGAGCTTGCCCTCCTTGGCACGCGCGACCACCACCGTGTTGTCGCCGATGTAGTTCCGCTTCACGCGGAACCCGACCTTCGTCATGTCGGCGACGATGGCGTCATTGGTCTGCTGCGTTCCGGGCTCGACAACAGGAGGTGCCTCGTTGAAAGCGATGTCCACGCCGTTGGGATAGCCGGCTTCCGCAAGCAGCTTCTTGGCCCGCGGGATGTCTTGCTTGTACGGCTTGAGAGCCGGATCCCAGCCGAAGGCCATCGGGTTGACGGCCGTGGCGACGCGGTCGCCCAGGCCGTTCAACACATGCTTGATGATGGCGTCCTGGTCGGCGGCCAGGTTGGCGGCGATCCGCACACGCTTGTCGGTGAACGGGTTGGGGCCGCTGCGGGCGGCCTGATCGAGTTGCAGGAAGGCCGTCCGGAGGATCGGAGAGGACGCCGTGCGCGCCGCGCCCGACTTGTTGATCACGTCCATCTGATCGGGCGGCACGGCCTTCATGATGTCGACGCCGCCCGACAAGAGCTCGGCGATCTGGGTCGCCTGTTCGGGAATGATGCGGATGCGGACGTACTTGTAGTACGGCTTCGGGCCCCAGTAGTCGTCGTTGCGGACCAGGAGGTGCTCCTGCTTCCGGTTCCAGCTGACGAGCTTGTAGGGGCCGGTGCCGACGGGATGCTCCTGCATCCACTCGTCGCCCTTTTCCCGGATCACCTTCTCGGACTCGATCGCCTGGGCCGTCAGGCGCTCGACGAAGAGCGGGTACGGGCCGTCCGTCTTGAACCGTACGGTGTAGTCGTCGACGATCTCGACCGTCTTGATCTTGGCGTGGTTGCCGCGGGCGATCATCTTCTTCGCCGGGTCGAGCACGCGATCGAACGTGGCCTTGACGTCCTTGGAGGTGAACGGCGTGCCGTCGTGGAACTTGACGCCTTGCCGCAGCTTGACCTCCCACGTCGTGTCGTCGAGGTTCTTCCACGAGAGCGCGAGATTCGGGCCGACCTTCCGCGTCTTGAGGTCGCGCACGGCCAGGTGGTCGAAGACCTGGTAGCCGAGGATGATCGCCTCGCGCAGCACCGAGCCCGGGGGGTCCCAGGTGTCGATGTCGGACTGGAGCGCGTAGACGATGGTGTCGTCCTTGGTCTGCGCGGGCGCCTCGCCCGGCAGGGCGAGGCCGACCAGAATCAGAAGCACGAATCCCAGGGCGGCGGTACGAACCATGGCGACCTCCTTCGTCGGGACGAGACAGATAGACCGGCGCGACCGTGGACCGGTGGGCATCAAGGGTGCCACATACTAGCGACGGGCCCGAGGCTTGTCAAACCTACGACCGGCACCTCGAGGAACTCCACGGGCTCGAAGAGCAGGTGCGCCGCTGCGGCGTCAGCGGTGGTCGAGGGCGACGGCGTCGAGCAGGGGGCGCGCGAGCAGGGAGCGGAAGGCCACGACTTCGCCGATCACGATGACGGCGGGCGCCGTCAGATGCGCGGCGCGGCCGGCGATGTCGCCGAGCGTCCCGACCACGGTCTCCTCCGCCTCCGTGGTGCCGCGGTGGATCACGGCGGCCGGCGTGTCGGCCCCCCGCC
This window of the Candidatus Methylomirabilota bacterium genome carries:
- a CDS encoding autotransporter outer membrane beta-barrel domain-containing protein, whose amino-acid sequence is MRDHRAGSSLLLLAALLLVGPPTAWAQKLIELGTLPGNTPSQASVGTAIDIICPKLAARSNSLNSAQSDLLARCGDMKLGGFATSQLPDILGKVSSEDATVQGTSAVQTRSAQLRAVGTRLASLRLGATGISFNGVAPDLDGKTASTGQLLGSGAGGAGDSSPLSRLGLFVNGVGSFGSVDSTPREAGFDYHSVGMTAGADYRFTDTLIAGAAFSYLNSEADIVSHLGEVTSNGYGLSLYGTYYVGAFYFDLLGGFTYRSYDSTRNIVYGPTPGFTGTAVDRTATGDTSGWQYTFNGGTGYDFQVAGSTLTPYFRVEYLHLAINGYTESGAAGLNLQVQSQTVESLLTILGGRVAHAFSTSFGVLVPQIHLEWRHESLNDARSIKAQFANDPFNQVFKAATDNPDRDYFAVGAGITSQFRKGMAAFLDFEAVVGLANVTSYNFTAGMRIEF
- a CDS encoding SDR family oxidoreductase; amino-acid sequence: MATLVTGAFGCIGAWVCKRLLEAGEKPVAFDVGDDPWRMRMILGPERLHDVVMVKGDIADREGVSRVVGEHKITRIIHLAAWQVPLCRQDPSRGALINVVGTANVFEAAKAHRERVARVAYFSSAAVFGPPHLYGPGPVTDDSPPKPATHYGVYKVANEETARIYWEEHKIPSMGFRPLTVYGPGRDFGLTADPTLAMKSAVLGRPFQIRWGGATDLIYADDVARARIAASTATLEGARVYNLHGESAKVVDIARLIEEAWPSAKGTITHVEQPIPFPSELADPGYQRDLGPAPRTALKDGIRKTLGEFATLKKAGRLDARELEPAT
- a CDS encoding ABC transporter permease, whose product is MAITPSATVTTAGLQAPAAPDAAGATWRRVGRLKWGAGGGALFLVIVLSALLAPIISPHDPLSVDIRHRMVPPAWMEGGTREHILGTDQIGRDLLSRVIWGGRVSLLVGVSAVLLSATIGVLFGLAAGYFAGQVDWSIMTLINVMLTFPFVLLALAVIAVLGPSVPNMITVLGVTGWPVYARIIRAETYALREREFVVAARALGMSHARIIFRQILPNLVSPIVVVATLQIAQVIILESFLSFLGLGVQPPTPAWGNMLGEGRVYMLNSWWIAAFPGLAIFVTTLVINLMGNGLRDWLDPHMKL
- a CDS encoding ABC transporter substrate-binding protein; the encoded protein is MVRTAALGFVLLILVGLALPGEAPAQTKDDTIVYALQSDIDTWDPPGSVLREAIILGYQVFDHLAVRDLKTRKVGPNLALSWKNLDDTTWEVKLRQGVKFHDGTPFTSKDVKATFDRVLDPAKKMIARGNHAKIKTVEIVDDYTVRFKTDGPYPLFVERLTAQAIESEKVIREKGDEWMQEHPVGTGPYKLVSWNRKQEHLLVRNDDYWGPKPYYKYVRIRIIPEQATQIAELLSGGVDIMKAVPPDQMDVINKSGAARTASSPILRTAFLQLDQAARSGPNPFTDKRVRIAANLAADQDAIIKHVLNGLGDRVATAVNPMAFGWDPALKPYKQDIPRAKKLLAEAGYPNGVDIAFNEAPPVVEPGTQQTNDAIVADMTKVGFRVKRNYIGDNTVVVARAKEGKLGPMFNWSWGYYSVFDADAILYDIFKCGEFYAYYCNKELDDLIISGRSTLDQKKRTEIYVKAQKLLFDDAAYLYKWGLRGVWGISSRVEYSAPPDEIDRMFLVTPRKK
- a CDS encoding arsinothricin resistance N-acetyltransferase ArsN1 family A, whose protein sequence is MTAAVTLRPARAGDAEAVCLIYNQGIEDRVATLETELRTPEERREWMAARGPRHPVLVAESGGTPSAAGTVVGWGSLNAFNARPAYRHVADFSVYVERAWRGKGVGHRLLERLIEMAREIGYHKMALSTFPTNTGGVKLYERLGFSRVGVHHEQGMLDGQWVDTLIMEKLL
- a CDS encoding ABC transporter permease, which produces MRRYLVRQLVQLVVVILGISILAFSILHIIGDPVTLLLPQNAGKEEYARYKHLMGLDQPVWVQYWKFASGAVQGDFGRSWYGNAPAFRLVVDRMPPTIYLTLAGLGVALLIALPLGVLAALKRHSFVDTLCTLLAVAGQAMPIFWLGIMLIIIFAVRLRLLPASGYGTWQNFVMPAFCLGAFLAPITMRLVRSGIIEVMNMEFIKTARAKGLAERMVVAKHAFRNACIPVITVLGLQFGQLLGGAFITETVFAWPGVATLTVDSIRNQDFPVVQCAVVLLALIIVIVNAFVDLIVGLIDPRIRAGA